From one Bacteroides eggerthii genomic stretch:
- a CDS encoding alpha-L-fucosidase: MKKKILLLLTLTLFLQNGFTQTEEHDRKMKWWREARFGMFIHWGPYSILGGVYNDYLQRVGGTEWIMNRCKIPVKEYQEITKTFNPVKYDAEAWVKMAKDAGMKYLVITAKHHDGFALFKTKASKYNIVDFTPYGKDVLDALAKACRKHDMKLGFYYSQIQDWNNPGGTTGRRTMDQGWPNPKANEIDEYTQAHNGSWDPLQQTATRKEYFNNIAIPQIKELLTNYGDIAIFFWDTPTGMTEEYAKKINDLFKDYPHIITNDRLIRGSKKYTGDYKTPEQIIPTVKQLDGTDWETNMTLNDSWGYKKRGCVWKTSETLILNLVDIVSKGGNYLLNIAPDGEGGIPEINYHRLKEIGNWMKKYGESIYETERVKTSQPMWGRCTQKIVGNKTYVYLHVIDWPEDQQLLFRLYEKAISAKLLHNGQTLKFKNTHDGIYIDLPKYAPDKYVSVIKVEFDKQLPRFKIRPMNQSNYEIVDADKESQKK, translated from the coding sequence ATGAAGAAAAAAATACTATTATTATTGACACTTACATTATTTCTGCAAAATGGTTTCACACAAACCGAAGAACATGACAGAAAAATGAAGTGGTGGCGCGAAGCACGTTTCGGAATGTTTATCCATTGGGGACCATATTCTATTTTAGGAGGAGTTTATAATGACTATCTACAACGAGTAGGAGGTACAGAATGGATAATGAATCGATGCAAAATTCCTGTAAAAGAATATCAGGAAATAACCAAAACATTCAATCCAGTGAAATATGATGCTGAAGCGTGGGTAAAAATGGCGAAAGATGCCGGCATGAAATATTTAGTAATCACTGCCAAGCATCACGATGGTTTTGCCTTGTTTAAAACTAAAGCCAGCAAATATAATATTGTAGATTTTACTCCATATGGTAAAGATGTGCTAGATGCTTTAGCAAAGGCGTGCCGTAAACACGATATGAAATTAGGTTTCTACTATTCACAAATACAGGATTGGAATAATCCGGGAGGAACTACCGGTCGAAGAACCATGGACCAAGGATGGCCCAATCCGAAAGCAAACGAAATAGATGAGTATACCCAAGCACACAATGGTAGTTGGGATCCTTTACAACAAACGGCTACTCGCAAAGAATACTTCAACAATATAGCTATTCCCCAAATCAAAGAATTGCTCACCAATTATGGAGACATTGCTATATTCTTTTGGGACACCCCTACAGGAATGACAGAAGAGTATGCAAAAAAAATAAATGATCTCTTTAAAGATTATCCGCACATCATTACCAATGACCGCCTAATCAGAGGTAGCAAAAAATATACTGGTGATTATAAGACTCCTGAACAAATAATTCCCACCGTCAAGCAACTTGACGGTACCGACTGGGAAACCAACATGACTTTAAATGACAGTTGGGGATACAAGAAACGAGGTTGTGTATGGAAAACATCGGAGACCCTGATTCTTAACCTAGTAGATATAGTGTCTAAAGGGGGAAACTACCTACTAAATATTGCTCCGGACGGTGAGGGAGGAATTCCTGAAATAAATTACCACCGACTGAAAGAGATAGGAAACTGGATGAAAAAATACGGAGAGTCAATTTATGAAACAGAACGTGTAAAGACATCTCAGCCGATGTGGGGACGCTGTACACAGAAAATCGTAGGAAACAAAACCTATGTTTACCTGCACGTAATTGATTGGCCGGAAGACCAACAGTTACTGTTCCGTCTGTATGAAAAGGCTATATCCGCCAAATTATTACACAACGGACAAACTTTAAAGTTTAAAAACACCCATGATGGCATTTACATTGATCTTCCGAAATACGCTCCAGACAAGTATGTGTCGGTAATAAAGGTTGAATTCGACAAGCAGCTTCCCCGATTTAAAATCAGGCCAATGAACCAAAGCAACTACGAAATAGTAGATGCCGATAAAGAATCCCAAAAGAAGTAA